The Brassica napus cultivar Da-Ae chromosome C7, Da-Ae, whole genome shotgun sequence genome has a segment encoding these proteins:
- the LOC106390308 gene encoding subtilisin-like protease SBT1.7 produces the protein MSSSFLSFTASFFLFILYLLGSSQVSDGAQQATYIVHMAKSQMPSSYDLHSLWYDSSLRSVSESAQLLYTYNNAIHGFSTRLTPEEADSLMTQPGVISVLPEHRYELHTTRSPLFLGLDEHNNADLFPQTGASSDVVVGVLDTGVWPESKSFSDKGFGPVPSTWKGGCEAGTNFTASLCNRKLIGARFFARGYEATMGPVDESKESRSPRDDDGHGTHTSSTAAGSVVEGASLLGFASGTARGMDPRARVAVYKVCWLGGCFSSDILAAIDKAIEDNVNVLSMSLGGGMSDYYRDGVAIGAFAAMERGIFVSCSAGNAGPSPFSLSNVAPWITTVGAGTLDRDFPAIAILGNGKNFSGVSLFKGVALPDKLLPFIYAGNASNATNGNLCMTGTLIPEKVKGKIVMCDRGVNARVQKGDVVKAAGGVGMILANTAANGEELVADAHMLPATTVGEKAGDIIRRYVLTDPNPTASVLIQGTVVNVQPSPVVAAFSSRGPNSITPNILKPDLIAPGVNILAAWTGAAGPTGLPSDPRRVEFNIISGTSMSCPHVSGLAALLKSAHPEWSPAAIRSALMTTAYRSYKDGKPILDIATGKPSTPFDHGAGYVSPTIATNPGLVYDLTTVDYLGFLCALNYTSSQIRSVSRRNFTCDPTKTYSIADLNYPSFAVNVDGSGAYKYTRTVTSVGGAGSYKVEVTSESTAVKISVAPAVLNFKEVNEKKSYTVTFTVDSSKASGSNSFGSIEWSDGKHVVASPVAITWT, from the coding sequence atgtcttcttcgtTTCTCTCCTTCACTGCTTCCTTCTTTCTCTTTATCCTTTATCTTCTGGGTTCTTCCCAAGTTTCCGATGGAGCTCAACAGGCAACATACATCGTTCACATGGCCAAATCTCAGATGCCATCAAGCTACGACCTCCACTCTCTCTGGTACGACTCCTCTCTCAGATCCGTCTCAGAGTCCGCTCAACTGCTCTACACCTACAACAACGCGATTCACGGATTCTCCACTCGCCTAACTCCGGAGGAGGCCGACTCGCTCATGACTCAGCCGGGCGTCATCTCTGTTCTCCCCGAGCACCGTTACGAGTTACACACGACTCGGTCCCCGCTCTTCCTCGGCCTCGACGAACACAACAACGCAGATCTCTTCCCTCAAACCGGCGCATCCAGCGACGTCGTCGTCGGGGTTCTCGACACCGGAGTTTGGCCAGAGAGCAAAAGCTTCTCCGACAAAGGCTTCGGTCCGGTTCCGTCCACGTGGAAAGGCGGGTGCGAGGCTGGGACTAACTTCACCGCCTCCCTCTGTAACCGGAAACTAATCGGAGCTAGATTCTTCGCTCGGGGATACGAAGCCACGATGGGACCAGTCGACGAATCCAAAGAATCAAGATCTCCTAGGGACGACGACGGTCACGGAACGCACACGTCATCAACGGCGGCTGGATCCGTGGTGGAAGGAGCTAGCCTCCTAGGCTTCGCTAGCGGAACAGCTCGCGGGATGGATCCACGCGCTCGTGTGGCGGTTTACAAAGTTTGTTGGTTAGGCGGTTGTTTCAGTTCAGATATTCTAGCTGCGATTGATAAAGCTATCGAGGATAACGTTAACGTTTTGTCTATGTCTCTCGGCGGTGGGATGTCTGATTATTATAGAGACGGTGTAGCTATTGGAGCGTTCGCGGCTATGGAGAGAGGTATATTCGTCTCGTGCTCTGCTGGTAACGCTGGTCCAAGCCCTTTCAGTTTATCGAACGTAGCTCCATGGATCACCACGGTTGGTGCTGGTACGTTGGATCGTGATTTTCCGGCGATTGCGATTCTAGGCAACGGGAAGAATTTCAGTGGAGTTTCTTTATTTAAAGGAGTTGCTCTTCCGGATAAGCTGTTACCGTTTATTTACGCTGGGAATGCTAGTAACGCTACTAACGGGAATCTATGTATGACGGGGACTCTGATTCCGGAGAAGGTGAAGGGGAAGATTGTTATGTGCGATAGAGGAGTGAACGCTAGGGTTCAGAAAGGGGATGTGGTGAAAGCTGCTGGTGGAGTAGGTATGATCCTGGCCAATACGGCGGCTAACGGAGAGGAGCTTGTGGCGGATGCTCATATGTTACCTGCGACTACAGTAGGAGAGAAAGCTGGTGATATTATCAGGCGCTACGTCTTGACAGATCCGAATCCAACAGCTTCGGTTTTGATCCAAGGTACCGTGGTTAACGTCCAGCCGTCTCCCGTGGTTGCGGCGTTCAGCTCGCGAGGGCCTAATTCGATTACTCCCAACATTCTCAAACCTGATTTGATCGCGCCGGGAGTCAACATCCTCGCCGCGTGGACCGGAGCCGCGGGACCTACTGGACTTCCTTCCGATCCTCGCCGCGTGGAATTCAACATCATCTCGGGGACGTCCATGTCTTGCCCTCACGTCAGCGGTTTAGCGGCTCTTCTCAAGTCGGCGCATCCGGAGTGGAGTCCCGCGGCGATTAGATCGGCGCTCATGACCACCGCGTACAGATCCTACAAAGACGGGAAACCGATCCTCGACATCGCTACGGGGAAGCCTTCGACGCCGTTTGATCACGGTGCAGGATACGTGTCGCCGACGATCGCCACCAATCCAGGACTTGTGTACGATCTAACGACGGTGGATTACTTAGGCTTCCTCTGCGCGTTGAACTACACGTCGTCGCAGATCAGAAGCGTTTCGAGACGCAATTTCACTTGCGATCCCACCAAGACGTACTCCATCGCTGATCTTAACTACCCTTCCTTCGCCGTTAACGTTGACGGATCAGGAGCTTACAAGTACACGCGCACTGTCACGAGCGTTGGAGGAGCTGGGTCCTACAAGGTTGAAGTCACTTCGGAGAGTACAGCAGTCAAGATTTCGGTTGCACCGGCGGTTTTGAATTTCAAAGAAGTTAACGAGAAGAAATCGTATACAGTGACGTTTACCGTGGACTCCTCTAAGGCGTCTGGATCTAACAGCTTCGGGAGCATTGAATGGTCAGATGGGAAACACGTGGTGGCCAGTCCCGTGGCGATTACCTGGACATAG